A genomic segment from Chitinophaga flava encodes:
- a CDS encoding FtsL-like putative cell division protein — protein MLQEEVIETYQEEPAEASPAPAQEPKKEWRLRINYKMLVQNMPFIGFLSVLALIYIANSHLAEKKIRRINQLGKEIKELKWEYINVKSELMFRSKMSEVSKSVEQLGLKQLSSPPQKIILTKENEK, from the coding sequence GTGTTGCAGGAAGAAGTTATAGAAACATACCAGGAAGAACCAGCCGAAGCCTCACCCGCTCCGGCTCAGGAACCGAAAAAAGAATGGCGGCTACGCATCAACTATAAAATGTTGGTGCAAAACATGCCCTTTATCGGTTTCCTGTCCGTACTGGCGCTGATCTATATCGCCAACAGTCACCTCGCTGAAAAAAAAATACGCCGAATTAATCAACTTGGCAAAGAAATCAAAGAGCTGAAGTGGGAATATATCAACGTGAAGAGTGAGCTCATGTTTCGCAGTAAAATGAGTGAAGTCAGCAAATCCGTAGAGCAACTGGGCCTCAAACAACTCAGTTCCCCTCCGCAGAAAATTATACTGACAAAAGAAAACGAAAAATGA
- a CDS encoding outer membrane protein assembly factor BamD, protein MRKFLLYSSFLALIVVASSCNNELRRIEKSNNFEKKLAYADKLYQKKKYNTAQTLYQDLLQVYKGTEKFEGLYYNYAYCSYYVKDYVQAAFHFKNYLDVFPNSPRAVEIDYMQAYCYYKQSPKVSLDQTNTMKAIAQMQTFINNYPQSEKVAEANLVVELCRRKLEKKEFNSAELYYNLGFYKAAGIAFKNLMRNYPDSDKSDGYKIMAIRAYYNYAKNSVEEKQRERYETVISEYLDFADHYPNSKLKVDAEKFYTLAQNNIKSLENEQNKEKSNQ, encoded by the coding sequence ATGCGGAAATTTTTATTGTATAGCAGTTTTCTTGCGCTTATCGTTGTAGCTTCTTCCTGTAATAATGAATTGAGGAGGATAGAAAAAAGCAACAACTTCGAAAAGAAGCTGGCTTATGCAGATAAGCTGTACCAGAAGAAAAAATACAATACAGCACAAACGCTCTATCAGGACCTTCTACAGGTGTATAAAGGCACTGAGAAGTTTGAAGGCCTGTATTACAATTACGCATACTGTTCCTATTATGTAAAGGACTATGTACAGGCAGCTTTCCACTTTAAAAACTACCTGGACGTATTCCCCAACAGCCCCAGAGCGGTAGAAATTGACTACATGCAGGCTTATTGCTATTACAAGCAGTCGCCCAAGGTATCACTGGACCAGACAAATACCATGAAGGCCATTGCCCAGATGCAAACCTTCATCAACAACTACCCCCAATCGGAAAAAGTAGCGGAAGCTAATCTCGTAGTTGAGCTTTGCCGCCGTAAACTGGAAAAAAAGGAATTTAACAGTGCTGAACTGTACTATAACCTCGGTTTTTATAAAGCTGCCGGTATTGCCTTCAAAAACCTGATGCGCAATTACCCGGACTCCGATAAAAGCGACGGTTACAAAATAATGGCCATCCGGGCTTACTACAATTACGCTAAAAACAGTGTGGAAGAAAAACAGCGGGAACGCTACGAGACAGTTATCAGCGAATACCTCGACTTCGCAGACCACTATCCCAACAGCAAATTGAAGGTGGATGCAGAAAAATTTTATACCTTAGCGCAAAATAATATTAAATCACTGGAAAATGAGCAAAATAAAGAGAAGTCTAACCAGTAG
- a CDS encoding CoA transferase subunit A yields the protein MNKVVANADEAIQDIQDGAVIMLGGFGLCGIPENSIAALVRKGVKGLTCISNNAGVDDFGLGMLLKTRQIRKMMSSYVGENAEFERQLLAGELEVDLIPQGTLATRIQMAGMGIPAFFTPAGYGTEIAEGKETREFNGKHYLMEMALHADFAIVKAWKGDTLGNLQFRKTTRNFSTSMAKAGQITIAEVEELVQPGQLDPDHIHVPSIYVHRIFAGTNYEKRIERRTVKI from the coding sequence ATGAACAAAGTAGTAGCAAATGCAGACGAAGCCATACAGGACATCCAGGATGGCGCCGTGATCATGCTGGGAGGGTTTGGTTTGTGTGGAATACCGGAAAACAGTATCGCAGCGCTGGTCAGAAAAGGAGTGAAAGGCCTGACCTGCATCTCCAACAATGCCGGCGTAGACGATTTCGGTTTGGGGATGTTGTTGAAAACCCGTCAGATCCGCAAAATGATGTCGTCTTATGTAGGCGAAAATGCCGAATTTGAAAGACAGCTGCTGGCCGGAGAACTGGAAGTAGATCTCATCCCACAGGGCACATTAGCCACCCGCATCCAGATGGCCGGCATGGGTATCCCCGCCTTCTTTACTCCCGCCGGTTACGGCACTGAAATCGCTGAAGGAAAGGAAACCCGTGAATTCAACGGTAAGCACTATCTCATGGAGATGGCCCTGCATGCCGATTTCGCCATCGTAAAAGCCTGGAAAGGGGATACGCTGGGCAACCTCCAGTTCCGGAAAACAACCCGTAATTTCAGCACCTCCATGGCCAAAGCAGGGCAGATCACCATCGCAGAGGTGGAAGAGCTGGTACAGCCGGGACAACTCGATCCGGACCATATCCATGTGCCCAGCATCTACGTGCACCGCATCTTTGCCGGCACGAATTATGAAAAACGGATAGAACGCAGGACCGTAAAAATCTAG
- a CDS encoding DNA-directed RNA polymerase subunit omega: MSKIKRSLTSSLNPWVETKNTTDIKNRTGNLYESIAVIAKRANQINISVKEELHSKLEEFASHTDNLEEVHENKEQIEISRFYERMANPAIQATQEFLDSKIYFRKNDDDLFS, translated from the coding sequence ATGAGCAAAATAAAGAGAAGTCTAACCAGTAGTCTTAATCCCTGGGTAGAAACTAAAAATACTACCGATATTAAGAACAGGACCGGTAATTTATATGAGTCTATTGCCGTGATAGCCAAACGCGCCAATCAGATCAATATTTCCGTGAAAGAGGAGCTCCATTCCAAGCTGGAAGAGTTTGCCAGTCATACTGACAACCTCGAAGAAGTTCATGAAAACAAGGAGCAGATAGAGATTTCCCGCTTTTACGAAAGAATGGCGAATCCAGCTATCCAGGCTACCCAGGAATTCCTGGACAGCAAAATTTATTTCCGCAAGAACGACGACGATCTGTTCAGCTAA
- the rsmH gene encoding 16S rRNA (cytosine(1402)-N(4))-methyltransferase RsmH translates to MGEQQYHLPVLLQETTELLHINPEGTYVDATFGGGGHSRAILEKLGEKGRLIVFDQDEDAYRNRIIDERVTFVQQNFRHLQRFLKLHKAEQVDGVLADLGVSSHQFDTAERGFSIRFNGDLDMRMDTRTDLTAAQILATWGEARLQLIFQEYGEVTNAKTLAQTIVRQRKTHPMRTITEFKSVIQPIVKGNPQKYLAQVFQALRIAVNDELGALKDLLTQSASVLKPGGRVAIITFHSLEDRLVKNFMKTGSFEEAPEDPFGKETPPKLFRLITKKPVTASDAELKLNSRSRSAKLRVAEKTA, encoded by the coding sequence ATGGGCGAACAACAATATCACCTACCCGTTCTGCTGCAGGAAACAACGGAGTTGCTGCATATCAATCCCGAAGGGACTTATGTAGACGCTACGTTTGGAGGCGGAGGACATTCCCGGGCCATACTGGAGAAACTGGGCGAAAAAGGACGACTGATTGTATTTGATCAGGATGAAGATGCGTATCGTAACAGGATCATAGACGAACGTGTAACATTTGTACAACAAAATTTCCGGCACCTGCAACGTTTTCTGAAACTTCATAAAGCAGAACAGGTAGACGGAGTACTGGCAGATCTGGGCGTGTCATCACACCAGTTTGATACTGCCGAAAGAGGATTCAGTATTCGCTTCAACGGCGATCTGGACATGCGAATGGATACGAGAACAGACCTCACGGCAGCACAGATTCTGGCTACCTGGGGCGAAGCAAGGCTACAGCTGATCTTTCAGGAATACGGCGAAGTTACCAATGCCAAAACCCTGGCACAAACCATTGTACGGCAAAGAAAAACACACCCCATGCGTACCATCACGGAATTTAAATCCGTGATCCAGCCTATTGTAAAAGGCAACCCGCAAAAATATCTGGCACAGGTGTTCCAGGCTTTGCGTATAGCCGTCAATGATGAACTGGGCGCTTTAAAAGATTTGCTCACACAGTCTGCCAGTGTATTGAAACCAGGAGGCCGGGTGGCCATCATCACCTTCCACTCACTGGAAGACAGGCTGGTAAAAAATTTTATGAAGACAGGCAGTTTCGAGGAAGCACCAGAAGATCCGTTTGGAAAGGAAACACCCCCTAAATTGTTCAGATTAATCACAAAAAAACCGGTGACCGCCAGCGATGCTGAACTGAAACTAAACAGCAGATCGAGAAGCGCAAAACTGCGGGTAGCCGAAAAAACAGCTTGA
- a CDS encoding penicillin-binding protein — protein sequence MDVKKDILWRVYLCLIGMALFGIAILAKVFYIQNIKGSYWRNMADSLHTGYVALDAERGTIYSEEGRMLSTSIPYFDIRIDFAADGLRDKKGKVFKENLDSLSLSLSQLFGDRTKTAYKQLLQDGYQSKDRYFLLKRDVPFNQYQQLRSFPMFRLGKNKGGMIAESKSKRINPFKLLANRTIGLARENSQSVGLERTYNEYLKGVTGKRLMRRIAGGTYVPVEGYDIEPENGKDVITTLDVNMQDIVETALMNMMVQNEAVQGTCILMEVKTGKVKAMANIGHLPDGSYWENMNFALQVGEPGSTFKLATLISVLEDKYATMNTMVNMDGGRWQVGRRTVFDSEPHPGPQNVTIKHAFELSSNVAMAKLAVQHYGRQPNKFVAHLKQLRLDQNTGIDLVGEGHPVIKTTSSKTWSNTTLPWMAFGYEVLISPLQTCMLYNAVANNGKMMKPYLVNSIMEYGQVVKQFEPTVVMDSICSASTLKQVQAMLEGVATDGTARKLRSPFYNFAAKTGTALVANGSRGYADKIYQSSFAGYFPTNDPQYTCVVVIKNKPHALRFYGANVAGPVFREVADKLYAIAVEKQKPLQATMQLDTLLALKNGKGGEWKQILKTLKLPISGSVANNSWVSPSVSNRKITFEPVAQAKGAVPDVTGMGLKDALYLLENAGLRVVVKGAGKVKTQSLPGGTRIGNEQTIVIELS from the coding sequence GTGGACGTAAAAAAAGACATATTGTGGCGTGTGTATCTGTGCCTGATCGGCATGGCTCTGTTTGGCATCGCCATTCTGGCTAAAGTATTTTACATCCAGAACATAAAAGGCAGCTACTGGCGCAATATGGCCGATAGCCTCCACACCGGCTACGTAGCCCTCGATGCGGAACGAGGCACCATCTATTCGGAAGAAGGCAGAATGCTGTCCACCTCCATACCGTATTTCGATATACGGATAGATTTTGCCGCCGACGGACTGCGGGACAAAAAAGGAAAGGTTTTTAAAGAAAACCTCGACTCCCTCTCCCTCAGCCTGTCCCAACTGTTTGGCGACCGCACCAAAACGGCTTATAAACAACTGCTGCAGGACGGGTACCAATCAAAGGACCGTTACTTTCTCCTGAAAAGAGACGTACCCTTTAACCAGTACCAGCAACTGCGCTCCTTTCCCATGTTCCGGCTCGGAAAAAACAAAGGCGGCATGATCGCTGAAAGCAAAAGCAAACGCATCAACCCCTTTAAACTCCTTGCCAACAGGACCATCGGGCTGGCCCGCGAAAATTCACAAAGCGTAGGCCTCGAAAGGACCTACAACGAATACCTGAAAGGTGTTACCGGTAAAAGGCTCATGCGCCGCATCGCCGGCGGTACCTATGTTCCGGTAGAAGGATATGACATCGAACCGGAAAATGGTAAAGATGTCATCACTACCCTCGACGTCAACATGCAGGATATCGTGGAAACAGCCCTCATGAACATGATGGTGCAAAATGAAGCCGTACAAGGTACCTGCATCCTCATGGAAGTGAAAACAGGGAAAGTCAAAGCCATGGCTAACATCGGTCACCTACCCGACGGAAGCTACTGGGAAAACATGAACTTCGCACTGCAGGTGGGAGAACCAGGATCCACTTTTAAACTGGCCACCCTCATCTCAGTACTGGAAGATAAATACGCCACCATGAACACGATGGTTAACATGGACGGCGGACGCTGGCAGGTTGGACGCAGAACGGTTTTCGACTCCGAACCGCATCCTGGCCCCCAGAACGTAACCATCAAACACGCATTTGAGCTCAGCTCCAATGTCGCTATGGCAAAACTGGCCGTTCAACACTATGGCAGACAGCCCAACAAATTCGTGGCCCACCTCAAACAACTGAGACTGGACCAGAATACGGGAATCGACCTGGTGGGGGAAGGCCATCCGGTGATTAAAACCACCAGCTCCAAAACCTGGAGCAACACCACCCTGCCCTGGATGGCATTCGGATATGAGGTGCTGATAAGCCCGCTGCAGACCTGTATGCTGTACAACGCTGTGGCCAACAACGGTAAGATGATGAAACCCTACCTCGTCAATTCCATCATGGAATATGGCCAGGTAGTTAAACAGTTTGAGCCTACCGTAGTCATGGACAGTATCTGCTCCGCCAGCACCCTCAAACAAGTGCAAGCCATGCTGGAAGGCGTAGCAACAGATGGTACCGCCAGAAAACTGCGCAGTCCCTTCTATAACTTCGCCGCCAAAACCGGTACAGCCCTGGTAGCCAACGGCAGCCGCGGTTATGCCGACAAGATCTACCAATCATCATTTGCCGGGTACTTCCCCACAAATGACCCGCAGTACACCTGCGTGGTGGTAATCAAAAACAAACCGCACGCCCTGCGCTTCTATGGCGCCAACGTTGCAGGACCGGTATTCCGCGAGGTAGCCGATAAACTGTACGCCATCGCCGTAGAAAAACAAAAGCCCCTACAGGCCACCATGCAGCTTGATACCCTGCTGGCCCTCAAAAATGGGAAAGGCGGCGAATGGAAACAAATACTCAAAACCCTGAAGCTGCCCATCAGCGGCTCCGTGGCCAACAACAGCTGGGTTAGCCCCAGCGTTAGCAACCGGAAAATCACCTTCGAACCAGTTGCCCAGGCTAAAGGAGCTGTGCCGGATGTGACAGGAATGGGTCTCAAAGACGCACTGTATCTGCTGGAAAATGCAGGCCTGCGCGTAGTAGTAAAAGGAGCCGGAAAAGTGAAAACACAATCACTCCCCGGCGGTACAAGAATAGGAAACGAACAAACAATCGTAATAGAACTCAGCTAG
- a CDS encoding DUF4296 domain-containing protein: MNNSFKALITGLIILTASCGEPGNVPKQYIGKDEMSRILVDMTLADAYGNEVSAETLRLPDSLRQEKIKILYKQVLDLHHVSVKDFMTSYNWYEMHPDRLKDVFEKVQADIDMRRNKLGNPSDENAPVMFRLKSFFPHADKAFLVHTSDTVRPFIKRQP; the protein is encoded by the coding sequence ATGAACAACAGTTTTAAAGCGCTCATTACAGGATTAATAATATTGACGGCATCATGCGGCGAGCCTGGCAACGTGCCCAAACAATATATAGGGAAAGACGAAATGAGCAGGATACTGGTAGATATGACCCTGGCAGATGCCTATGGCAACGAAGTAAGCGCAGAGACACTGCGGTTGCCCGACTCTCTGCGTCAGGAAAAAATTAAGATCCTCTATAAGCAGGTACTGGACCTGCACCATGTATCTGTAAAGGATTTCATGACAAGTTACAACTGGTATGAAATGCATCCCGACAGGCTGAAGGATGTTTTTGAGAAGGTACAGGCCGACATCGATATGCGGAGAAACAAGCTGGGTAACCCCTCCGATGAAAACGCGCCGGTGATGTTCCGCCTGAAGAGCTTTTTCCCTCATGCCGACAAAGCTTTCCTGGTGCACACTTCCGATACCGTGCGGCCCTTCATTAAACGACAGCCATAG
- the mraZ gene encoding division/cell wall cluster transcriptional repressor MraZ yields the protein MTGFLGEYEATLDAKGRFLLPAGFKKQLAAEAGGQFVINRGFEKCLSLYPMNEWQPIFERISKLNDFDPKVREFRRYFLNGATILELDSAGRLLVPKNLLSYANMEKDIVLAAASNKIEIWDKGKYQEFFENFSPGAFSDLAQQVMGGGDNNISI from the coding sequence ATGACAGGTTTTCTAGGCGAATATGAGGCTACGCTAGACGCCAAAGGACGTTTTCTACTGCCTGCAGGCTTCAAAAAGCAGCTGGCAGCAGAGGCAGGAGGTCAGTTTGTCATCAATCGCGGCTTTGAGAAATGCTTGTCATTGTATCCCATGAATGAGTGGCAGCCCATTTTCGAACGTATCAGCAAGCTGAACGACTTTGACCCGAAAGTAAGGGAATTTAGGCGCTACTTCCTCAACGGGGCAACCATTCTGGAGCTGGATAGCGCAGGAAGACTGCTGGTACCGAAAAACCTGCTGTCGTATGCGAATATGGAAAAAGATATTGTGCTGGCAGCAGCATCCAATAAAATCGAGATCTGGGATAAAGGTAAATACCAGGAGTTCTTTGAAAATTTCTCACCAGGGGCCTTCAGTGATCTGGCTCAACAGGTAATGGGAGGAGGAGACAACAATATTTCAATTTAA
- a CDS encoding UDP-N-acetylmuramoyl-L-alanyl-D-glutamate--2,6-diaminopimelate ligase produces MKTLRDILYNVGIRAVHGNTDITINTLMIDSRSIGPGNAFIAVKGVHTDGHQYIDKAIAQGAAAIICETMPTVLLDNVTYIEVDNSAQASGIMAGNFYDNPSHKLQLVGVTGTNGKTTIATILFRLFTRLGYHCGLLSTVQNQIGDTVIPSTHTTPDPISLNALLAKMVEEGCLYAFMEVSSHAIHQQRVAGLKFAGGIFSNITHDHLDYHKTFDEYIRVKKSFFDNLPASAFALTNLDDKRGMVMLQNTKARKATYSLRTLADFKGKILENNLTGLIMQVDDTEVHFRLIGEFNAYNLLAVYGAAVLLGKDKTSVLRALSDIQGAEGRFDYIVSAHDQIIAIVDYAHTPDALKNVLATIKNLRKGHEQVITVVGCGGDRDTAKRPVMAAVAADSSDRVIFTSDNPRSEDPDAIIREMEAGVPVHQKKRVISITDRKEAIKTALTLAGKEDIILVAGKGHEKYQEIKGVKHPFDDKQVLEEVMKLLDK; encoded by the coding sequence ATGAAGACGCTGCGCGACATATTATACAATGTAGGCATCAGGGCCGTTCACGGTAATACCGATATTACCATCAACACCCTCATGATTGATTCCAGGTCCATCGGACCCGGCAATGCCTTCATTGCAGTGAAAGGAGTACATACAGACGGACATCAGTATATTGATAAAGCCATCGCTCAGGGTGCAGCAGCTATTATCTGCGAAACAATGCCCACCGTGCTGCTGGATAATGTTACCTATATCGAGGTAGACAACAGCGCTCAGGCAAGTGGTATCATGGCCGGCAACTTCTATGATAACCCTTCCCACAAACTACAGCTGGTAGGCGTTACCGGTACCAACGGTAAAACAACAATCGCCACCATCCTGTTTCGTTTGTTTACCAGACTGGGGTATCATTGTGGATTGTTGTCCACAGTACAAAATCAGATAGGCGATACCGTTATACCGTCTACCCATACCACACCGGACCCGATCAGCCTCAATGCCCTGCTGGCTAAAATGGTGGAAGAAGGATGCCTGTACGCCTTTATGGAAGTCAGCTCCCATGCCATACACCAGCAACGCGTTGCAGGACTGAAATTCGCCGGCGGTATCTTTAGCAATATCACCCACGATCACCTGGATTATCACAAAACATTCGATGAATATATCCGGGTGAAAAAATCGTTCTTTGATAACCTGCCTGCTTCGGCATTTGCCCTCACCAACCTCGACGACAAAAGAGGCATGGTGATGCTGCAGAATACCAAAGCCAGAAAGGCTACCTACAGTTTGCGTACACTGGCTGACTTTAAAGGAAAGATCCTGGAAAACAACCTCACCGGACTGATCATGCAGGTAGATGATACCGAAGTACACTTCCGCCTGATTGGTGAGTTTAATGCCTACAACCTGCTCGCTGTATACGGCGCAGCTGTATTACTGGGCAAAGACAAAACAAGCGTACTGCGCGCCCTCAGCGACATCCAGGGTGCAGAAGGCCGCTTCGATTATATCGTGTCTGCCCACGACCAGATCATCGCTATCGTAGACTATGCCCATACACCGGACGCATTGAAAAATGTACTGGCCACCATCAAAAACCTGCGTAAAGGTCACGAACAGGTGATCACCGTAGTAGGTTGCGGTGGAGACCGGGATACAGCCAAAAGACCTGTAATGGCCGCTGTAGCAGCTGATAGCAGCGACCGTGTCATCTTCACCTCCGATAATCCCCGCTCCGAAGATCCGGATGCTATTATCCGGGAAATGGAAGCCGGCGTACCTGTACACCAGAAAAAAAGAGTGATCTCTATTACCGACCGTAAAGAAGCGATTAAAACCGCACTCACACTGGCAGGTAAAGAAGATATCATCCTCGTGGCTGGAAAAGGACACGAAAAATACCAGGAAATCAAAGGGGTGAAACATCCCTTCGATGATAAACAAGTGCTGGAAGAAGTAATGAAGCTGCTGGACAAATAA
- the coaBC gene encoding bifunctional phosphopantothenoylcysteine decarboxylase/phosphopantothenate--cysteine ligase CoaBC yields the protein MLQGKKILLGVSGSIAAYKAATLTRLLVKEGAIVKVIMTPAAADFITPLTLATLSKNEVPLHISDHNSWNNHVMLGRWADVMLIAPASANTIAKMANGLCDNLLLATYLSATCPVLFAPAMDEDMWKHPATRQNIARLLQYGHQQIPVAAGELASGLIGEGRMAEPENIVALLRRHFSVAASARKPLDGKIAVVTAGPTIEHIDPVRYISNHSSGKMGIAIAEALADAGAQVKLVLGPTNLTTHHNGIDIIPVQSAEDMFRSVIAVYPLSDIVVAAAAVADYRPVQIADKKIKKGEDKFSISLEKTHDILRTLGNNKGPQQLLVGFSLETNNEREYALKKLRDKNLDMIVMNSLADPGAGFNHDTNKVTLFDNKGKERDIPLKSKQEVARDIVSAIIELQHA from the coding sequence ATGCTACAAGGAAAAAAAATCCTCCTGGGCGTGTCTGGCAGCATTGCCGCCTATAAAGCTGCTACCCTCACCCGCCTCCTGGTGAAGGAAGGGGCCATCGTAAAAGTGATCATGACGCCCGCCGCGGCTGACTTCATCACTCCGCTCACCCTCGCCACCCTGTCTAAAAATGAAGTGCCGCTCCATATCAGCGACCATAACAGCTGGAATAACCATGTGATGCTGGGCCGCTGGGCCGATGTTATGCTCATCGCTCCCGCCTCTGCCAACACCATCGCCAAAATGGCCAATGGCCTGTGCGACAACCTCCTGCTGGCCACCTACCTCTCCGCCACCTGCCCGGTACTGTTTGCCCCGGCCATGGACGAAGACATGTGGAAACATCCCGCTACCCGCCAGAATATAGCCCGTCTCCTGCAATATGGCCACCAGCAGATCCCCGTCGCCGCCGGTGAACTGGCCAGCGGTCTTATCGGAGAAGGACGTATGGCCGAACCGGAAAATATTGTGGCCCTGCTGCGCCGCCATTTCAGCGTAGCTGCCAGCGCCCGTAAACCACTCGACGGCAAAATAGCCGTGGTAACTGCCGGTCCCACTATTGAACACATCGATCCTGTAAGATATATCAGCAATCACTCCAGTGGTAAAATGGGCATCGCCATCGCAGAAGCCCTCGCCGATGCCGGCGCACAGGTGAAACTGGTACTGGGACCCACTAATCTCACTACCCACCACAATGGTATTGATATCATCCCGGTACAATCCGCAGAAGACATGTTCCGCAGCGTGATTGCCGTATACCCGCTGTCGGACATCGTGGTGGCTGCCGCCGCCGTGGCTGATTACCGCCCGGTTCAGATAGCAGATAAAAAAATCAAAAAAGGAGAAGATAAGTTCAGCATCTCCCTGGAAAAAACACATGACATACTCCGCACCCTGGGTAACAACAAAGGTCCCCAGCAACTGCTGGTCGGCTTCTCCCTGGAAACCAACAACGAAAGGGAGTATGCGCTCAAAAAACTGCGTGATAAAAACCTCGATATGATCGTGATGAACTCCCTCGCTGATCCCGGCGCCGGTTTTAATCATGATACCAACAAGGTGACCCTGTTTGACAACAAAGGAAAAGAACGTGATATCCCCCTCAAATCCAAACAGGAAGTAGCCAGAGATATTGTTTCAGCTATAATTGAACTGCAACATGCGTAA
- the porD gene encoding type IX secretion system protein PorD — MRNRFPFTLLLAGIFVLMANCLQAQEIRANVTVVANQVQGVDRKVFTTLQNALKEFLNNRHWSDDVFTPAERIECNFLLNVTGVLGENTYKASLTIQATRPVYNSGYVTSLLNTQDNNVVFRYAEFQPLEFSDSRVVGNDPMASNLTAIMAYYVNIILGLDYDSFSPRGGDIYFKKALNIVNNAPDGKDISGWKAFEGNRNRYWLQDNLLNAKFLNFHDVMYQYHRNGLDVMYDDVNKGRAAIMNCLNLLYTIYQDVPNSMLMQTFYAAKADELQKIFSKAMPQEKSRAAELLAQMDVPNAQKYQQMK; from the coding sequence ATGCGTAACCGTTTCCCGTTCACCCTGCTACTGGCAGGCATCTTCGTTTTAATGGCCAACTGCCTGCAGGCGCAGGAGATCAGAGCCAATGTCACCGTAGTGGCGAACCAGGTACAGGGTGTGGACAGGAAAGTGTTCACCACGCTGCAAAATGCACTTAAGGAATTCCTCAACAACCGTCACTGGTCTGATGATGTCTTCACACCGGCAGAAAGGATAGAATGTAACTTCCTGCTCAATGTAACCGGCGTACTGGGAGAAAACACCTACAAGGCCTCCCTCACTATACAGGCCACCCGTCCGGTGTACAACAGCGGTTATGTGACCAGTTTGCTTAATACACAGGATAACAACGTAGTGTTCCGGTATGCTGAGTTCCAGCCACTGGAATTCAGCGACAGCAGGGTAGTAGGCAACGATCCGATGGCCTCCAACCTTACTGCTATCATGGCTTATTATGTGAATATTATCCTGGGCCTGGACTACGACTCCTTCTCTCCCCGTGGCGGCGATATATATTTCAAAAAGGCGCTCAATATTGTGAATAACGCACCCGATGGAAAAGATATCTCCGGCTGGAAGGCTTTTGAGGGTAACCGTAACCGTTACTGGCTGCAGGACAACCTGCTGAACGCCAAGTTTCTTAATTTTCACGATGTAATGTACCAGTACCACCGCAACGGACTGGACGTGATGTATGATGATGTGAATAAAGGCCGCGCAGCTATTATGAACTGTCTCAACCTGTTGTATACCATCTACCAGGATGTACCCAACTCTATGTTGATGCAAACATTTTACGCTGCTAAAGCCGATGAACTGCAAAAGATATTTTCGAAAGCGATGCCACAGGAGAAAAGCAGGGCTGCTGAACTGCTGGCACAGATGGATGTGCCCAACGCACAGAAATATCAGCAGATGAAATAA